From a region of the Streptacidiphilus albus JL83 genome:
- the ileS gene encoding isoleucine--tRNA ligase has translation MSAPQYRPVPAQVDLPVLEHGILSFWQDNKIFQRTLEQSEGRPEWVFYEGPPTANGMPGAHHIEARVFKDVFPRYKTMKGHHVARKAGWDCHGLPVELAVEKELGFSGKQDIEAYGIAEFNERCRASVTRHTDAFAELTNRMGYWVDLDDAYRTMDPDYIQSVWWSLKQIFDKGLLVQDFRVAPWCPRCGTGLSDHELAQGYETVVDPSVYVRFPLTSGPLAGRAAMLVWTTTPWTLVSNVAVAAHPDVTYVVATDGNEQLVVAEPLLAKSLGEGWTATGERFTGAEMERWTYDRPFSLIPVEGAHFVVNAEYVTTEDGSGLVHQAPAFGADDLATCRSYGLPMVNPVLADGTFEPDVPLVGGQFFKKADEALVADLDARGRLFRHVPYEHSYPHCWRCHTALLYYAQPSWYVRTTAVKDAMLRENEKTNWFPETVKQGRFGDWLKNNIDWALSRNRYWGTPLPIWRCEDDHLTCVGSLAELSELTGRDLSDLDPHRPYIDEVTFPCTTCAAPVVRVPEVIDAWYDSGSMPFAQYGYPLKNAELFEKRYPAQFISEAIDQTRGWFYTLMAVGTLVFDRSSYENVVCLGHILAEDGRKMSKHLGNILEPISLMDQHGADAVRWFMAAGGSPWSARRVGHNTIQEVVRKTLLTYWNTVAFQALYARTAGWAPSTADPAPADRPMLDRWVLSELNTLVRDVDSALDGFDTQRAGKLLSAFVDDLSNWYVRRARRRFWQGEPAALATLHEALETVTRLMAPLTPFITEQVWQDLVVPVTADAPASVHLAEFPVADEALIDPALSRHMTLVRRLVELGRATRADSGVKTRQPLSRALIAAQGYEELPAELLAQITEELNVTALESLSAVGGSLVDTTAKANFRALGKRFGKGVQEVAKAVAAADAAALGAALRATGTATVELDGEPVELTPEEVVITETPREGWAVANESGATVALDLHITPELRLAGVARDAIRQVQEARKNSGLDVSDRIVLRFTTTDPATAEALAAHATLIADEVLATDFAEGAADWDQPTAFTDEALALTFWLHKV, from the coding sequence ATGTCAGCACCCCAGTACCGCCCCGTCCCCGCCCAGGTGGACCTGCCCGTGCTGGAGCACGGCATCCTCTCCTTCTGGCAGGACAACAAGATCTTCCAGCGCACCCTGGAGCAGTCCGAGGGCCGCCCGGAGTGGGTGTTCTACGAGGGCCCGCCGACCGCCAACGGCATGCCCGGCGCGCACCACATCGAGGCCCGGGTCTTCAAGGACGTCTTCCCGCGCTACAAGACCATGAAGGGCCACCACGTCGCCCGCAAGGCCGGCTGGGACTGCCACGGCCTGCCGGTCGAGCTCGCCGTCGAGAAGGAGCTCGGCTTCTCCGGCAAGCAGGACATCGAGGCCTACGGCATCGCCGAGTTCAACGAGCGCTGCCGCGCCTCGGTGACCCGGCACACCGACGCCTTCGCGGAGCTCACCAACCGGATGGGCTACTGGGTCGACCTGGACGACGCCTACCGCACCATGGACCCGGACTACATCCAGTCCGTCTGGTGGTCGCTCAAGCAGATCTTCGACAAGGGCCTGCTGGTCCAGGACTTCCGGGTGGCGCCCTGGTGCCCGCGCTGCGGCACCGGCCTGTCCGACCACGAGCTGGCCCAGGGCTACGAGACCGTGGTCGACCCCTCGGTCTACGTCCGGTTCCCGCTCACCTCGGGCCCGCTGGCCGGCCGCGCCGCCATGCTGGTCTGGACGACCACCCCGTGGACGCTGGTCTCCAACGTCGCCGTCGCCGCCCACCCCGACGTCACCTATGTCGTCGCCACCGACGGCAACGAGCAGCTGGTGGTGGCCGAGCCGCTGCTGGCCAAGTCGCTCGGCGAGGGCTGGACCGCCACCGGCGAGCGCTTCACCGGCGCCGAGATGGAGCGCTGGACCTACGACCGGCCGTTCTCGCTGATCCCGGTCGAGGGCGCGCACTTCGTCGTCAACGCCGAGTACGTCACCACCGAGGACGGCTCCGGCCTGGTCCACCAGGCCCCCGCCTTCGGCGCGGACGACCTCGCCACCTGCCGCAGCTACGGCCTGCCGATGGTCAACCCGGTGCTGGCCGACGGCACCTTCGAGCCGGACGTCCCGCTGGTCGGCGGGCAGTTCTTCAAGAAGGCGGACGAGGCGCTGGTCGCCGACCTCGACGCGCGCGGCCGGCTCTTCCGGCACGTCCCCTACGAGCACAGCTACCCGCACTGCTGGCGCTGCCACACCGCGCTGCTCTACTACGCGCAGCCGTCCTGGTACGTCCGCACCACCGCCGTCAAGGACGCGATGCTGCGGGAGAACGAGAAGACCAACTGGTTCCCGGAGACGGTGAAGCAGGGCCGCTTCGGCGACTGGCTGAAGAACAACATCGACTGGGCGCTGTCCCGGAACCGCTACTGGGGCACCCCGCTGCCGATCTGGCGCTGCGAGGACGACCACCTGACCTGCGTCGGCTCGCTCGCCGAGCTCAGCGAGCTGACCGGCCGCGACCTCTCCGACCTGGACCCGCACCGGCCCTACATCGACGAGGTCACCTTCCCCTGCACCACCTGCGCCGCCCCGGTGGTCCGGGTGCCGGAGGTCATCGACGCCTGGTACGACTCCGGATCGATGCCCTTCGCCCAGTACGGCTACCCGCTGAAGAACGCCGAGCTGTTCGAGAAGCGCTACCCGGCGCAGTTCATCTCCGAGGCGATCGACCAGACCCGCGGCTGGTTCTACACGCTGATGGCGGTCGGCACCCTGGTCTTCGACCGGTCCTCCTACGAGAACGTGGTCTGCCTGGGCCACATCCTGGCCGAGGACGGCCGGAAGATGTCCAAGCACCTGGGCAACATCCTGGAGCCGATCTCGCTGATGGACCAGCACGGCGCGGACGCCGTCCGCTGGTTCATGGCGGCCGGCGGCTCGCCCTGGTCGGCGCGCCGGGTGGGCCACAACACCATCCAGGAGGTGGTCCGCAAGACCCTGCTGACCTACTGGAACACCGTCGCCTTCCAGGCCCTCTACGCCCGCACCGCCGGCTGGGCGCCGAGCACGGCCGATCCGGCCCCGGCCGACCGGCCGATGCTGGACCGCTGGGTGCTCTCCGAGCTGAACACCCTGGTCCGCGACGTGGACTCGGCGCTGGACGGCTTCGACACCCAGCGGGCCGGCAAGCTGCTCTCCGCCTTCGTCGACGACCTCTCCAACTGGTACGTCCGGCGCGCCCGCCGCCGCTTCTGGCAGGGCGAGCCGGCCGCGCTGGCGACCCTGCACGAGGCGCTGGAGACGGTCACCCGGCTGATGGCGCCGCTGACGCCGTTCATCACCGAGCAGGTCTGGCAGGACCTGGTCGTCCCGGTGACCGCCGACGCCCCGGCCTCGGTCCACCTGGCCGAGTTCCCGGTGGCCGACGAGGCGCTGATCGACCCGGCGCTCTCCCGCCACATGACGCTGGTCCGGCGACTGGTGGAGCTCGGCCGGGCGACCCGCGCCGACTCCGGGGTGAAGACCCGTCAGCCGCTGTCCCGGGCCCTCATCGCGGCCCAGGGCTACGAGGAGCTGCCGGCCGAGCTGCTGGCGCAGATCACCGAGGAGCTCAACGTCACCGCGCTGGAGTCGCTCTCCGCCGTCGGCGGCTCGCTGGTGGACACCACCGCCAAGGCCAACTTCCGTGCCCTGGGCAAGCGTTTCGGCAAGGGCGTGCAGGAGGTGGCCAAGGCGGTCGCCGCCGCCGACGCGGCCGCGCTCGGCGCCGCGCTGCGGGCCACCGGCACGGCCACCGTCGAACTCGACGGCGAGCCGGTGGAACTGACGCCGGAGGAGGTCGTCATCACCGAGACCCCGCGCGAGGGCTGGGCCGTCGCCAACGAGTCCGGCGCGACCGTGGCGCTCGACCTCCACATCACCCCCGAGCTGCGGCTCGCGGGTGTGGCCCGGGACGCCATCCGCCAGGTGCAGGAGGCCCGGAAGAACAGCGGCCTCGACGTCTCCGACCGGATCGTGCTCCGCTTCACCACCACCGACCCGGCCACGGCCGAGGCGCTGGCGGCGCACGCCACCCTGATCGCCGACGAGGTGCTGGCCACCGACTTCGCCGAGGGGGCAGCCGACTGGGACCAGCCGACCGCCTTCACCGACGAGGCGCTGGCGCTGACCTTCTGGCTGCACAAGGTCTGA
- a CDS encoding DivIVA domain-containing protein — MPLTPEDVRNKQFTTVRLREGYDEDEVDAFLDEVEGELTRLLRENEDLRAKLAAATRAAAQNQQNMRKEQEQHQRPGPPVPAAISGPPVPQQGMPPQMQQTQMQPQQQMQQQQQMGHPGPPQLPSAPQLPGAPQLQGPPQLQGGTMGGQQGFVGQMGQQQMGQPQQMGGQLQPMQQQMPPQMQQMQQPFPQQQQNPGGDSAARVLGLAQQTADQAIAEARSEANKIVGEARSRAEGLERDARAKADALERDAQEKHRVAMGSLESARATLERKVEDLRAFEREYRTRLKSYLETQLRQLESQADDSLAPARQPATASLPPAAIPQPSMAPVGASPMGGQTFGGQQSFGGGNGGFNPGGGSQPSFGGNSFNPGQQHQSVGGQQQMSPAMTQPMAAVRPQPPLQQAPQPMRGFLIDQDDEG; from the coding sequence ATGCCATTGACCCCCGAGGACGTGCGGAACAAGCAGTTCACGACCGTCCGCCTCCGCGAAGGCTATGACGAGGACGAGGTCGATGCCTTCCTCGACGAGGTCGAAGGAGAGCTGACCCGACTGCTCCGCGAGAACGAGGACCTGCGCGCCAAACTGGCCGCCGCGACTCGCGCGGCCGCGCAGAACCAGCAGAACATGCGGAAGGAACAGGAACAGCACCAGCGTCCTGGCCCGCCCGTCCCGGCGGCCATATCCGGCCCGCCGGTGCCGCAGCAGGGTATGCCGCCGCAGATGCAGCAGACCCAGATGCAGCCGCAGCAGCAGATGCAACAGCAGCAGCAGATGGGCCACCCCGGCCCGCCGCAGCTGCCCAGTGCCCCGCAGCTGCCCGGCGCCCCGCAGCTCCAGGGTCCGCCGCAGCTCCAGGGCGGCACCATGGGTGGCCAGCAGGGCTTCGTCGGCCAGATGGGCCAGCAGCAGATGGGCCAGCCGCAGCAGATGGGCGGCCAGCTCCAGCCGATGCAGCAGCAGATGCCGCCGCAGATGCAGCAGATGCAGCAGCCCTTCCCGCAGCAGCAGCAGAACCCCGGTGGCGACAGTGCCGCCCGCGTCCTGGGCCTGGCCCAGCAGACAGCGGACCAGGCGATCGCCGAGGCCCGTTCCGAGGCGAACAAGATCGTCGGCGAGGCCCGCAGCCGCGCCGAGGGTCTGGAGCGCGACGCCCGTGCCAAGGCCGACGCCCTGGAGCGGGACGCCCAGGAGAAGCACCGCGTCGCCATGGGCTCGCTGGAGTCCGCCCGCGCCACCCTGGAGCGCAAGGTCGAGGACCTGCGCGCCTTCGAGCGCGAGTACCGCACGCGGCTGAAGTCCTACCTGGAGACCCAGCTGCGCCAGCTGGAGTCGCAGGCGGACGACTCGCTCGCCCCCGCGCGCCAGCCGGCCACGGCCTCGCTGCCCCCGGCCGCGATCCCGCAGCCCTCGATGGCCCCGGTCGGCGCTTCGCCGATGGGCGGTCAGACCTTCGGCGGGCAGCAGAGCTTCGGTGGCGGCAACGGCGGGTTCAACCCCGGCGGCGGCAGCCAGCCCAGCTTCGGCGGCAACAGCTTCAACCCCGGCCAGCAGCACCAGTCGGTCGGCGGCCAGCAGCAGATGTCCCCGGCCATGACCCAGCCGATGGCCGCGGTCCGTCCGCAGCCTCCGCTGCAGCAGGCCCCGCAGCCGATGCGCGGCTTCCTGATCGACCAGGACGACGAGGGCTGA
- a CDS encoding YggT family protein, with protein MNVVWQVLYIALYCFLGILLARLVMDWVRQLARDWQPGRAMIVVLECIYTVTDPPLKFLRRYIPPLRLGGVALDLSFLVLIIIVSILISVVAGL; from the coding sequence GTGAACGTTGTATGGCAGGTGCTGTACATCGCGTTGTACTGCTTCCTCGGCATTCTGCTCGCCCGTCTGGTGATGGACTGGGTTCGACAACTGGCGCGCGACTGGCAACCGGGCCGCGCCATGATCGTCGTGCTGGAGTGCATCTACACCGTCACCGATCCGCCACTCAAGTTTCTGCGGCGGTACATCCCGCCGTTGCGGCTCGGGGGCGTGGCGCTCGACCTGTCCTTCCTCGTACTGATCATTATTGTTTCGATCCTGATCTCCGTCGTGGCGGGCCTGTGA
- a CDS encoding cell division protein SepF encodes MAGAVRKMAIYLGLLEDDGYDVQSYDPDDEDYGPEPEPLRTGRTEEVPRPVPAPTAPAAFVAPMRSEPRMAPVSSITPERRNVEKSAPVIMSKAASEREPYRITTLHPRTYNEARTIGEHFRESTPVIMNLTEMDDTDAKRLVDFAAGLVFGLHGSIERVTQKVFLLSPANVDVTAEDKARIAEGGFFNQS; translated from the coding sequence ATGGCCGGCGCTGTGCGCAAGATGGCGATCTACCTCGGCCTCTTGGAGGACGATGGCTACGACGTCCAGAGTTACGACCCGGACGACGAGGACTACGGCCCCGAGCCCGAGCCGCTGCGAACCGGACGCACCGAGGAGGTGCCCCGACCCGTCCCCGCGCCGACCGCGCCGGCGGCTTTCGTGGCGCCGATGCGCTCCGAGCCGAGGATGGCCCCAGTGTCGTCCATCACACCTGAACGTCGAAATGTCGAGAAGAGCGCCCCGGTGATCATGTCCAAGGCCGCGTCCGAGCGGGAGCCCTACCGCATCACCACGCTGCACCCCCGTACCTACAACGAGGCCCGTACCATCGGGGAACACTTCCGTGAAAGCACCCCCGTGATCATGAATCTCACGGAGATGGACGACACGGACGCCAAGCGCCTCGTAGACTTCGCGGCTGGACTGGTCTTCGGGCTCCATGGAAGCATCGAGCGGGTGACGCAGAAGGTGTTCCTGCTCTCTCCTGCTAACGTCGATGTCACGGCGGAGGACAAGGCCAGGATTGCCGAGGGTGGGTTCTTCAACCAGAGCTGA